In uncultured Desulfobacter sp., one DNA window encodes the following:
- a CDS encoding RHS repeat-associated core domain-containing protein, giving the protein MDTEHGTYAYTHDELSRITGVDAPAGLEDEAYTYDGAGNRLTSLATASPWQYNPNNELTGQGAASYTYDDNGSITSRTGSDPLSFIYDESGRMTEVRDTTDAAIATYYYDPFGRRLSKNVNGVQTYYLYADEGLIAEYDSTGTEIRSYGYLPGTTNSVAPLYTKENSQYYWYHNDHIGTPQQLMDDTGTLAWEAKYTSFGKAAIVTETITNNFRLPGHYYDEETGLHYNGNRYYDPDTGRYLRTDPLGIDGGLNLYVYAMNSPLMFIDPDGLIARDAWDYTKRSGDQLIRGNYSDEVTLLGTGAQIGTGLLGLDLPGDIRDITYDLTNWEWSWGHAGQTLLDTASVLPLVGALKYADETSTLIKNVDKVDDIADASTSAGKLADAGEDFYVGTYSKSKYWNKKTGLNETHTPHHVVQDAVSDTTHGKGITINIKKDIHANLETTGSSKRQLDNLRQHLAADVIELRNAGYDRSTVNRQLQELIRQNKATGGF; this is encoded by the coding sequence CTGGATACCGAGCACGGCACCTATGCCTATACCCATGATGAACTGTCAAGGATAACCGGTGTTGATGCCCCGGCCGGCCTTGAAGACGAAGCCTATACCTATGACGGTGCCGGCAACCGCTTAACCAGCCTGGCCACGGCATCCCCCTGGCAGTACAACCCGAACAACGAGCTGACCGGCCAAGGCGCTGCATCATATACATATGACGATAACGGCAGTATCACCAGCCGGACCGGCAGTGACCCGCTATCATTTATCTATGATGAATCCGGCCGCATGACCGAAGTCCGGGACACAACAGATGCCGCCATTGCCACCTATTATTATGATCCGTTCGGCCGGAGACTGTCCAAAAATGTGAACGGCGTTCAGACCTATTACCTCTATGCTGATGAGGGGCTGATTGCTGAATACGACAGCACCGGCACGGAAATCCGATCCTATGGATATCTGCCCGGAACCACCAACAGCGTTGCACCTCTGTATACCAAAGAAAACAGCCAATATTACTGGTATCATAACGATCATATCGGAACACCCCAACAGCTTATGGATGACACAGGTACTCTGGCCTGGGAAGCCAAATACACAAGCTTTGGCAAGGCAGCAATTGTCACGGAAACCATCACAAACAATTTCCGTCTGCCGGGCCATTACTATGACGAAGAAACCGGCCTGCACTACAACGGCAACCGGTATTATGATCCGGATACCGGCCGGTATCTGAGAACCGACCCTCTGGGCATCGACGGCGGACTGAACCTCTACGTTTATGCCATGAACAGTCCCTTGATGTTCATCGATCCGGACGGGCTGATTGCAAGGGATGCATGGGATTATACAAAAAGATCCGGGGACCAACTCATCCGGGGCAACTATAGTGATGAAGTTACTTTGCTGGGGACCGGGGCTCAGATAGGAACAGGCCTTCTTGGTCTTGACCTTCCAGGTGATATAAGAGACATTACTTATGACCTGACAAACTGGGAATGGTCATGGGGGCATGCCGGACAAACTCTGCTAGATACGGCCAGTGTGCTGCCTTTGGTCGGTGCATTGAAATATGCTGATGAGACCAGTACTCTTATCAAGAATGTTGATAAGGTTGATGATATTGCGGATGCCTCAACGAGTGCAGGCAAACTTGCTGATGCTGGTGAAGATTTTTATGTAGGAACCTACAGCAAATCAAAATACTGGAATAAGAAAACAGGACTTAATGAAACACATACCCCCCACCATGTTGTTCAAGATGCGGTTAGTGACACAACTCATGGCAAGGGGATTACCATAAATATTAAAAAAGACATTCATGCAAATCTTGAAACAACAGGTAGTTCCAAAAGACAGCTTGACAACCTTCGACAACATTTGGCGGCAGATGTAATTGAATTACGAAATGCTGGATACGATCGTTCAACAGTTAATCGACAATTGCAAGAATTGATACGCCAAAATAAAGCTACAGGAGGTTTTTAA
- a CDS encoding IS701 family transposase, giving the protein MMLPNIRQNDYLYPIPKFDLNAQDIEKFNHELSCFHSEFHDYFKRSESREHFLNYMSGQFSELERKSIEPIALNVKGGNVRAMQRFVSDAPWEDDKIMVKYRNLVASDLQSPDGALIFDESGFAKKGNESIGVSKQYCGNLGKVDNCQVGVFAAYASEAGYSLVDKRLFIPEKWFGDDFESRRKKCKLPAETIFKTKPQLAVEMLKNLADEGTLPFKYILADSLYGVSPEFIEAANKLVGTTYFVSVPGKTLCWLKSPVTIEKKYKYKGEQHTKTVLFDTEKKPISLSALAKNTNSYFWYRRKVSEGTKGPIVYEFTRRRVTLSGEGLPQREVWVVIRRSIGKNPEYSYYISNASSSVRLPLFVWLSGMRWAIEQCFEETKSELGMDQYEVRKFPGWHHHIITCMLGHFFLWHLKIRLGKKSSIYYAGPAEILVSSPFTDKGE; this is encoded by the coding sequence ATGATGTTGCCCAATATTCGCCAAAACGACTATTTGTACCCGATTCCAAAATTTGACCTTAACGCCCAAGATATTGAAAAGTTCAATCATGAGCTTAGCTGCTTCCATTCTGAGTTTCACGACTATTTCAAAAGAAGCGAATCAAGAGAGCATTTTTTGAATTACATGAGTGGACAATTCAGCGAGCTTGAAAGAAAATCCATTGAGCCAATTGCTCTGAATGTCAAAGGCGGCAATGTACGAGCTATGCAGCGGTTTGTGAGCGATGCGCCATGGGAGGATGATAAAATAATGGTTAAATATCGTAATCTTGTTGCATCTGATCTCCAAAGTCCAGATGGCGCTCTGATCTTTGATGAATCCGGATTTGCAAAAAAAGGAAACGAATCTATAGGCGTTTCAAAACAATATTGCGGTAATCTTGGTAAGGTTGATAACTGCCAAGTTGGGGTGTTTGCCGCTTACGCCTCTGAAGCAGGATATTCCTTGGTTGATAAACGCCTTTTCATTCCGGAAAAATGGTTTGGCGATGACTTTGAATCTCGTAGAAAAAAATGTAAGCTACCTGCGGAAACTATATTTAAGACTAAGCCTCAATTAGCAGTGGAAATGTTAAAAAACTTAGCCGATGAAGGTACTCTTCCGTTCAAATACATTTTGGCAGATTCTCTTTACGGCGTCAGTCCAGAATTCATAGAAGCTGCAAACAAATTGGTTGGCACTACCTATTTTGTATCAGTCCCCGGCAAGACACTATGCTGGCTGAAATCCCCTGTTACTATAGAAAAAAAATATAAATATAAAGGCGAACAACACACAAAAACCGTTCTTTTTGACACTGAAAAAAAGCCCATATCTTTGTCTGCTCTTGCTAAAAATACGAATTCCTATTTCTGGTACCGACGAAAAGTATCTGAGGGGACCAAAGGACCAATTGTTTATGAATTCACTCGCCGGCGAGTGACACTTTCAGGCGAAGGGCTCCCCCAACGAGAAGTATGGGTGGTCATACGCAGGTCCATCGGTAAAAATCCTGAATACAGCTACTATATCAGCAATGCTTCAAGCAGCGTCCGGCTGCCGCTATTTGTTTGGCTGAGTGGTATGCGCTGGGCAATCGAGCAATGTTTTGAGGAAACAAAATCAGAACTGGGCATGGATCAATATGAGGTTAGAAAATTTCCAGGCTGGCATCACCATATAATAACATGCATGCTTGGACATTTTTTCCTCTGGCACCTGAAAATCAGGCTGGGGAAAAAAAGCTCCATCTATTACGCTGGCCCTGCTGAGATTCTTGTTTCAAGCCCTTTTACCGATAAGGGAGAATGA
- a CDS encoding RHS domain-containing protein encodes MYDESGRMTEVRDAADAAIATYYYDPFGRRLSKNLNGVRTYYLYSDEGLIAEYDSTGAEIRSYGYLPGTANSVAALYTKENSQYYWYHNDHIGTPQQLVDDTGTVAWEAIYTSFGKAAPVTETITNNFRLPGHYYPENRIKRTL; translated from the coding sequence ATTTATGATGAATCCGGCCGCATGACCGAAGTCCGGGATGCAGCAGATGCCGCCATTGCCACATATTATTATGATCCCTTCGGCCGGAGACTGTCCAAGAATCTGAACGGCGTCCGGACATATTACCTCTATTCTGATGAAGGCCTGATCGCCGAGTACGACAGCACCGGCGCGGAAATTAGATCCTATGGATATCTGCCCGGAACCGCCAACAGCGTTGCAGCCCTGTATACCAAAGAAAACAGCCAATATTACTGGTATCACAACGATCATATCGGAACACCCCAACAGCTTGTGGATGACACAGGCACTGTGGCCTGGGAAGCTATATACACTAGCTTTGGCAAAGCCGCCCCTGTCACGGAAACCATCACAAACAACTTCCGCCTGCCGGGACATTACTACCCTGAAAATCGTATAAAGCGTACACTTTAA
- a CDS encoding HEAT repeat domain-containing protein: protein MNKEDAIVFLKKYQPLPNDGEELEAIISVFDDVLKYFLDNPDPECIPLFLNCFGQGSGYGVYQLIEDVISKHNESDVIPHLKNALQSKYSSVRYWCAQIAERFESEDLIDGLINVYEKGDVDAKCASLTALSGIKSEKIKSLAKKTLEDETDEVLCEIAEDIVSG, encoded by the coding sequence ATGAATAAAGAAGATGCAATTGTTTTTTTAAAAAAATATCAACCGTTACCTAATGACGGGGAAGAGCTGGAAGCTATTATTTCAGTTTTTGATGATGTTCTTAAATATTTTCTCGATAACCCTGATCCTGAGTGCATCCCTCTTTTCCTAAACTGTTTTGGGCAGGGTAGCGGATATGGCGTATATCAGCTGATTGAAGATGTAATATCAAAGCATAATGAATCTGATGTAATACCCCATTTGAAAAATGCCTTGCAAAGCAAATATTCAAGCGTAAGGTACTGGTGTGCTCAGATAGCAGAACGGTTTGAATCTGAAGATTTAATTGATGGATTGATAAATGTTTATGAAAAAGGTGATGTTGATGCAAAATGTGCTTCATTGACAGCACTATCCGGAATAAAAAGTGAAAAAATAAAATCTCTTGCAAAGAAAACGCTTGAAGATGAGACGGATGAAGTTTTATGCGAAATCGCTGAAGATATAGTGAGTGGGTAA
- a CDS encoding RHS repeat-associated core domain-containing protein, whose amino-acid sequence MCIDCAPWVATITPSGDQTHYQYDTKGNLTWTRDPDGNETRMAYNGLGRPVATLDALNHTVLYDYDENANVLAVTDQENQTTYYTYDKANRKTGTTRPMGQEIAFAYDDAGNLAEIINGEGHKIAYTYNSLNQPRQVSYYNQSDLFTPVKTVLFSYDGNGNMAGYDDAVTSAVFQYDSLDRKTSTTVDFGAFTKTFANAYPDNWTRTFTGPDVQATIFEYDGAGRLITAGSVQYGDYLWDLPQTQSSPGSTTRYGYDLNGRIVSVTAQNSAQVTLLDRQYTYSPGGNLDTLDTEHGTYGYTHDELSRITDVDAPAGLEDEAYTYDGAGNRLTSLATASPWQYNPNNELTGQGAASYTYDDNGSITSRTGSDPLSFIYDESGRMTEVRDTTDAAIATYYYDPFGRRLSKNVNGVRTYYLYADEGLIGEYDSTGMEIRSYGYLPGTANGVAPLYTKENSQYYWYHNDHIGTPQQLVDDTGAVAWEARYTSFGKADPVTETITNNFRLPGHYYDEETGLHYNGNRYYDPATGRYLRTDPLGIDGGLNLYVYAMNSPLMFTDPDGLIARATWDNRHDVLAGAGLIPGLGIIPDALDTVLYAAEGDMGNAALSGLAMVPILGQGSRGAQYAAKYGDEALDAAKYVYKNADEAIAAGKATPQLTTTVITDTNRLLPAPTRVPNPGGRLGKQSTRAHIDDVASEMEKRGWEITGGGNRLPEEYLPGPGGARKGSSFPDITATKDGRTLRVNTVDTRVNGVTPTTREATNAARIRSQTPGDHLLLIPKPK is encoded by the coding sequence ATATGCATCGATTGTGCTCCTTGGGTAGCAACCATCACGCCGTCGGGAGACCAGACCCACTACCAATACGACACAAAAGGCAATCTTACCTGGACCCGGGACCCGGACGGCAATGAAACCCGCATGGCCTATAACGGCCTCGGCAGGCCGGTCGCAACCCTTGACGCCCTGAACCATACCGTTCTCTACGATTATGATGAAAACGCCAATGTCCTGGCCGTAACAGACCAGGAGAATCAGACTACCTACTACACATACGATAAGGCCAACCGGAAAACCGGCACCACCCGGCCCATGGGCCAGGAGATCGCTTTTGCCTATGATGATGCCGGCAACCTTGCCGAGATAATCAACGGTGAAGGCCATAAAATCGCCTACACCTACAACAGCCTGAACCAGCCGCGCCAGGTCTCCTACTACAACCAATCCGATCTTTTCACCCCGGTGAAAACCGTGCTCTTTTCCTATGACGGCAACGGCAACATGGCCGGGTATGACGATGCAGTGACATCCGCTGTCTTCCAATATGACAGCCTTGATCGGAAAACGTCAACCACCGTTGATTTCGGCGCCTTTACCAAAACGTTTGCCAACGCCTATCCGGATAACTGGACCCGGACCTTTACCGGTCCTGACGTCCAGGCCACAATATTTGAATACGATGGGGCCGGCCGCCTGATTACAGCCGGTTCGGTACAGTACGGCGATTATCTATGGGATCTGCCGCAAACCCAAAGCTCTCCGGGTTCAACCACACGGTACGGATATGACCTGAACGGCCGGATAGTGTCCGTCACGGCACAAAACAGCGCACAGGTAACGCTTCTTGACCGGCAATATACATACTCGCCCGGAGGTAACCTTGACACCCTTGATACCGAGCACGGCACCTATGGCTATACCCATGATGAGCTGTCAAGGATAACCGATGTTGATGCCCCGGCCGGCCTCGAAGACGAGGCGTATACTTACGACGGTGCCGGCAACCGCTTAACCAGCCTGGCCACGGCATCCCCCTGGCAGTACAACCCGAACAACGAGCTGACCGGCCAAGGCGCTGCATCATATACATATGACGATAACGGCAGTATCACAAGCCGGACCGGCAGTGACCCGCTATCATTTATCTATGATGAATCCGGCCGCATGACCGAAGTCCGGGACACAACAGATGCCGCCATTGCCACTTATTATTATGACCCCTTTGGCCGGAGACTGTCCAAAAATGTGAACGGCGTCCGGACATATTACCTATATGCTGATGAGGGTCTGATCGGCGAGTACGACAGCACCGGCATGGAAATCCGATCCTATGGATATCTGCCCGGAACCGCCAACGGCGTTGCACCTCTGTATACCAAAGAAAACAGCCAATATTACTGGTATCACAACGATCATATCGGAACACCCCAGCAGCTTGTGGATGACACAGGCGCTGTGGCCTGGGAAGCCAGATACACGAGCTTTGGCAAGGCAGACCCTGTCACGGAAACCATCACAAACAACTTCCGTCTGCCGGGCCATTACTATGACGAAGAAACCGGCCTGCACTACAACGGCAACCGGTATTATGATCCGGCAACCGGCCGGTATCTGAGAACCGATCCTTTGGGCATCGACGGCGGACTGAACCTCTACGTCTATGCCATGAACAGTCCCTTGATGTTCACCGATCCCGACGGGCTGATCGCAAGGGCCACATGGGACAACCGCCATGATGTTTTGGCCGGTGCAGGTTTGATCCCGGGACTGGGTATCATCCCGGACGCCCTGGATACTGTGTTGTATGCGGCTGAAGGTGATATGGGAAATGCAGCCTTGTCCGGACTTGCCATGGTACCCATCCTGGGTCAGGGATCACGAGGCGCTCAATATGCGGCCAAGTATGGCGATGAAGCGCTTGATGCAGCTAAATATGTGTATAAAAACGCAGATGAGGCCATTGCCGCCGGCAAGGCAACACCCCAGTTGACTACCACGGTTATTACTGATACGAATCGGTTGTTGCCGGCACCAACGAGGGTACCGAATCCCGGAGGAAGATTAGGTAAACAAAGTACCAGAGCCCACATTGATGATGTTGCTTCTGAAATGGAAAAACGTGGATGGGAAATTACTGGAGGGGGGAATCGATTGCCTGAAGAGTATTTGCCGGGACCTGGAGGCGCACGTAAAGGATCATCTTTCCCTGATATCACTGCTACTAAAGATGGAAGAACTTTAAGGGTAAATACCGTTGATACTCGTGTGAATGGTGTTACCCCTACTACGCGGGAGGCTACCAATGCTGCAAGAATACGCTCGCAGACACCTGGTGATCACCTTTTATTAATACCTAAACCTAAGTGA
- a CDS encoding RHS repeat-associated core domain-containing protein: MWGYAPNSVRFIRLSGYYDEETGLHYNGNRYYDPDTGRYLRTDPLGIDGGLNLYVYAMNSPLMFTDPDGLIVRDAWDYTKRSGDQLIRGNYSDEVTLLGTGAQIGTGLLGLDLPGDIRDITYDLTNWEWSWGHAGQTTFDAIGILPVIGALKYADETGTLLKGVNKVDEIADASKKVDINLKYKNGWTDAQKAAADSKVKALTNADTRVVKSPARSGTTQSRYRKDTGLDSSMDADHTIDLQVGGADDFSNMSGLDKSVNRSIGSQIQQKTKSLPENTIFDKFTID, encoded by the coding sequence ATCTGGGGGTACGCCCCGAATAGTGTACGCTTTATACGACTTTCAGGTTACTACGACGAAGAAACCGGCCTGCACTACAACGGCAACCGGTATTATGACCCGGACACCGGCAGGTATCTGAGAACAGATCCCCTGGGCATCGACGGCGGTTTGAACCTATACGTCTACGCCATGAACAGCCCCTTGATGTTCACCGATCCAGACGGGCTGATCGTACGGGATGCATGGGATTACACAAAAAGATCCGGGGATCAACTCATCCGGGGCAACTATAGTGATGAAGTCACTTTGCTGGGGACCGGGGCTCAGATAGGAACAGGCCTTCTTGGTCTTGACCTTCCAGGCGATATAAGAGACATTACTTATGACCTGACAAATTGGGAATGGTCATGGGGGCACGCCGGACAAACAACTTTTGATGCAATTGGCATTTTGCCTGTAATTGGCGCTTTAAAATATGCAGATGAGACCGGAACTCTACTAAAAGGAGTGAACAAGGTTGATGAAATTGCGGATGCCTCAAAGAAGGTAGATATCAACTTGAAATATAAAAATGGCTGGACAGATGCACAAAAGGCTGCAGCAGATAGTAAAGTTAAGGCATTAACTAATGCTGATACACGGGTTGTTAAGTCTCCAGCGAGAAGTGGGACTACACAGTCAAGGTACAGAAAAGATACAGGGTTAGACTCATCAATGGATGCAGATCATACTATAGACTTACAAGTAGGGGGAGCAGATGATTTTTCCAACATGTCTGGTCTTGATAAAAGCGTAAATCGAAGTATTGGCTCTCAGATTCAACAAAAAACTAAAAGCTTGCCAGAAAATACAATATTTGACAAGTTTACTATTGATTAG
- a CDS encoding T6SS immunity protein Tdi1 domain-containing protein: MLFEQFYNTFQETADIGNAKIETNFDGINDDFRKCIRELGGKTFNNGLYRVFRGDQIQQATELMKKAFPEMNDRIICFSYDWLGRNFVIDLSRIEKNNPLVLLLEPGAGEAMQIPVSIIDFHNDELVNYTNDALAVNFFNKWQRKMDLAIGHNQCVGYKVPLFLGGDDTIDNLGLIDLEVYISICGELRNKTKELPNGMTLGDITIN, encoded by the coding sequence ATGTTGTTTGAACAGTTTTATAATACATTTCAAGAAACTGCTGATATAGGGAATGCTAAGATAGAGACAAATTTTGATGGGATTAATGATGACTTTCGAAAATGTATTAGAGAATTAGGAGGGAAGACATTTAACAATGGATTATATCGGGTTTTTCGAGGAGATCAGATTCAGCAAGCCACAGAGTTAATGAAAAAAGCATTTCCTGAGATGAATGATCGAATAATTTGCTTTAGTTATGACTGGCTTGGCCGGAATTTCGTGATCGATCTTTCTCGTATAGAGAAGAACAACCCTCTCGTTTTGTTATTGGAGCCAGGTGCTGGTGAAGCAATGCAGATTCCTGTCTCCATAATTGATTTTCATAATGATGAACTTGTTAACTATACAAACGATGCTTTGGCCGTTAATTTTTTTAACAAATGGCAAAGAAAAATGGATTTGGCAATTGGTCATAACCAATGCGTTGGATATAAAGTTCCACTTTTTCTTGGAGGCGATGATACGATTGATAATCTCGGATTAATTGATTTAGAAGTCTACATAAGTATTTGCGGGGAATTGAGAAACAAAACAAAGGAATTACCTAATGGGATGACACTTGGGGATATTACAATTAATTAG
- a CDS encoding transposase, which translates to MSKPITGKNHVGERREKRPNGDIYVYERITAYNEKTRKTYTVSQKLKGKIKSGTQKIVPTRPKKRKGEGSIPGATRQHTGLTDILEWVGKASGIDDDVYASFSEGDAAKILSIARYWIGSGGNTLPRLESWQVMHPLPYHEGITEDVYGNLFKNVGRNEEGVQRYFSARAEHLGKSPVVAFDSTTISTYSENQSEARQGFNKAQDGLNTIKLLTLYSVKSGEPIAFSKQPGNVPDVISIENTLTQLKCLHLEKPLVVTDNGYYSQKNMMEFSLRNVKFLTLVDPNITWIRETVDALRPSIASMSSTCPFDPSICGATSCLTHQFSKVRQRSRNGTAAGEKETFSRRLYVHIYYSPDNEAKKELAFRKDLLDLKMLVEENTTEFTESAQRKIDKYLTSSRKGRGGQLKVGFNDEAIAEAKKYFGYFALVSNQAMDTFTALENYRLREKIEELFAVQKGRLDGARPRTWYPDNLRGRQFTQFVSLGYHCFLTKKIKEIQSRLREKESGKTQSLIKLEKKLENWIAQRSLSQILDWFDCIETTKVQTAMGNYRWSTESVARDRLFLKYLGVRPE; encoded by the coding sequence ATGTCTAAACCAATAACAGGGAAAAATCACGTTGGAGAGCGGCGTGAAAAGCGTCCGAATGGTGACATTTACGTCTATGAACGGATAACGGCCTACAACGAAAAGACCAGGAAGACATATACGGTCAGTCAAAAACTTAAAGGCAAAATCAAGTCGGGAACCCAAAAAATTGTGCCGACTCGTCCGAAAAAGCGCAAAGGAGAAGGAAGCATTCCCGGTGCAACACGGCAGCATACCGGACTCACGGACATCTTAGAATGGGTTGGAAAGGCGTCTGGTATTGATGATGATGTATATGCTTCATTCAGTGAGGGCGATGCCGCAAAAATATTGTCTATCGCACGTTACTGGATCGGATCCGGCGGTAATACGCTGCCACGCCTTGAAAGTTGGCAAGTGATGCACCCACTTCCATATCATGAAGGAATCACGGAAGACGTGTATGGCAATCTGTTTAAAAATGTTGGACGAAATGAAGAAGGCGTTCAACGCTATTTTTCAGCTCGAGCTGAACACCTGGGGAAATCTCCTGTGGTAGCGTTTGATTCGACCACAATCTCGACCTATTCTGAAAATCAGTCGGAGGCAAGACAAGGGTTCAACAAAGCTCAAGACGGACTCAACACGATCAAGCTTTTAACCCTATATTCCGTGAAGTCTGGCGAACCAATAGCCTTCTCCAAACAACCAGGCAATGTTCCGGATGTTATCTCTATTGAAAACACTCTGACACAGCTTAAATGCCTCCATCTTGAAAAACCTCTGGTTGTTACTGATAACGGCTACTATAGCCAGAAAAACATGATGGAATTTTCCTTGCGCAATGTGAAATTTTTGACCCTGGTTGACCCCAACATTACCTGGATCCGTGAGACAGTTGATGCACTTCGCCCAAGTATAGCGAGTATGTCCAGCACCTGCCCGTTTGATCCGTCAATTTGTGGCGCAACTTCGTGCTTAACACACCAGTTCAGTAAAGTTCGCCAGCGGTCACGCAACGGCACAGCTGCCGGTGAAAAAGAGACATTCTCGCGCCGCCTGTATGTCCACATTTATTATTCCCCCGACAATGAAGCCAAGAAAGAACTCGCCTTTCGCAAGGATTTGCTTGACCTAAAGATGCTGGTGGAAGAGAACACAACAGAATTTACGGAATCAGCGCAAAGAAAAATAGACAAGTACCTGACAAGCTCCAGAAAGGGGCGTGGGGGACAGTTGAAGGTTGGGTTCAACGATGAGGCCATTGCCGAAGCAAAAAAATACTTTGGCTATTTCGCCCTTGTCAGCAATCAGGCTATGGACACATTTACAGCGCTTGAAAACTACCGGCTGCGTGAAAAAATTGAAGAACTTTTTGCCGTGCAAAAGGGGAGACTCGACGGCGCTCGGCCGCGCACATGGTATCCTGACAATTTGCGTGGGAGACAATTTACACAATTTGTCTCTCTGGGTTATCATTGTTTTTTGACAAAAAAAATAAAGGAAATACAATCCAGGCTGAGGGAAAAAGAATCCGGGAAAACCCAATCACTTATCAAGCTCGAAAAAAAGCTGGAAAACTGGATTGCACAACGTTCGCTTTCTCAGATTTTGGATTGGTTTGACTGTATCGAAACCACAAAGGTACAGACTGCCATGGGAAATTATCGATGGTCCACCGAATCAGTCGCCAGAGATAGGCTGTTTTTGAAGTATCTGGGGGTACGCCCCGAATAG